A window from Malania oleifera isolate guangnan ecotype guangnan chromosome 7, ASM2987363v1, whole genome shotgun sequence encodes these proteins:
- the LOC131160590 gene encoding protein transport protein Sec61 subunit gamma: MDALDSVVDPLREFAKDSARLVKRCHKPDRKEFTKVAFRTAIGFVVMGFVGFFVKLIFIPINNIIVGSG, encoded by the exons ATGGATGCCCTAGACTCCGTCGTCGATCCCTTGAGAGAGTTCGCCAAGGACAGCGCTCGCCTCGTCAAGAGGTGCCACAAGCCCGATCGCAAGG AGTTCACGAAGGTGGCGTTTCGCACCGCGATCGGCTTCGTGGTGATGGGATTCGTTGGGTTTTTTGTGAAGCTGATTTTCATTCCCATCAACAACATCATCGTCGGGTCTGGCTAG